Part of the Mesotoga infera genome is shown below.
AGATCGGGTGAGCTTTTTCTGGACCCGAGAACGGATGTTCTTAGAGAAAGGTTTGAAAACGCAGTTGTGGATGGATTGACTGCTCTTAATTACTTGAAATGGGTATCCCCCCCGCCTTACTTTTTGATGGGATACAGCTTCGGTGGCTTCATCTCGGTCATAACAGCTGCGCTCGACAGGTCGATCTGTGGACTCTCACTTGTAGTAACGGGAGGGAACTTTTTCCACATAACCTGGAAAAGCTTTGTGACCGGAGTAATGAGGGTCAAGTATGAGGAAGACGGATCCTGTAATAGAGAAAAATGTCGGAAGTTGCACGACGTAGATTACAGAGAGTACTTGAACTCATTACATAAACCTGAAGTAGAAATCGGCAGCGCTCCGATCTCGTGCTTTGAATACGATCCCTTGACTTATGCAAAGTTTGTCAGGTGTCCCACGCTCTTGACGGGGGCGCTTTTCGATATTTTCATTCCTAAACCTTCTACCAGGGAACTCGCCGAAATGCTTCCAGACGCTACTCTTCGCTGGTTGCCTTCCGGCCATCTTACCTCCATATTGTTCAAGAAGACGATAATGAAGGGGTCTATCGATTTCTTTGAAGTAAAATGTGAAGGGAAAAGTGCTATCTAAAACGTGGCAAGGGGTAGCGGGTTGCGTCGGAAAGAGCGGAATAAGACGCAAGGCGCCGAAAAGCATCGTCGAAAGGCTGCCGCGGGCAGGAAGTGAGGCTTGCTTGCGCGAGGAAGTGTTGCCACCTTCGGTGGGACGCATTGCACTGAAAAGCATCAGTGGATGCAAGGCTGGCGAAGACCACGCCAGGTCGCAATGCCCGGAGAAGCATCCGGGGACGCAAGGCCCGCTTCGCGGGGAGAAAACTCTTGGAGAGCAAAAGAAACTAGTTCGCAGTTGAACGGTTCTCCATTCGCCGAGGAGAAGTTGTTCGTTCCAGAGCGAGGATCTGTTCTTCGTTCTTGGTCAAACCATTATTCAGAGAGTAGAAGGGAAAAGCAAAGAGGACAGGTAAGGTTCTGGGATCTGGAAACGCTCTTTAATCGCCTCTAGAGAGAGGTGTCGTTGGCTCCATCGTCGACGGGGAGTGTGGATGAGATGACCCGCTTGAGGGGGACACTCTCCCGAAAGGGGAGTAAACAGCCTGGCCTCACAAAGTCTGTATTTACACCGCGCCATTACGCACGTCAAGAACGGACCTCATTTTCAGTCATGACGTAATTCTTTACCAAGAACAAACAACCTGGACACGTAGCGCCGGAACGAAGAACCGAACCAGTATTCGGACGGAGGACCGTTGACGGACAACGTGGTTTTCAGCAGCGTACAAATGATCTGGGGAAGGACCAAGGACGGTTTTTCACAGCGCTCAGAGTCACTTAGCTAGCGACCAGCGGGTTTTTGCTCTTAAGCGTACAGCGGTTCTTATGCTTGCAACTTGGAACATGGAACTCGCAACTGTTCTCGGCTGCGAAGCGAAACCGGACGCCGATTATCAAATGTAATCAAATCCGTAGTTTGGAAGAGAAAGTCGAAGCCCCTTGAATTTACTGCAGCAAAAGACTTCCTGATTGAATTCGGCCAACGACATTCTTTCGACGGCTTCTATGAATCTGTCATAGTCCTCTGAAGGCATAATCTCCGTGAAGTAACCCCCCATTTGATCAAAAAAGCTTCTCTTGGAGATAATTTTCGCCGTTCCGGGAAACTCGAGCGGAAGACTCTCCTCTGCCCTGAAGTCTCTTTCGGCGACAATAGTACATTCCTTTAGTCCGAGTCTATCGATGAAGCCCCTTGTCAAGGAAATTACATCTTCGCTTCTCTCGCCATATTCAATCACGTAATAACTGTCTTCTCTCTGAACAACGGTAATATATGCCTTCTCGCTCAAAAAGGTTTTTGCCTTACGCGCCTCAGCGTAACCCGTAGAGAAGGTTTTTTCGAAATCGGTGAAGTTTCTGATGTATCTCAGTGGTTTCATTCTGTAGAGATCGAGAATCTTACCCACGCCAGAGATCCCCGCTTCTCTCATAGAAGCTGTTCTTCCCGGCTTAACGAGAATTCTCTTCATTCCCGGCGGTCTTACCGCGCCAAACCGCTGGTACAAGCCTCTGCCTCCGGAAATTATGAGTAGTGATAAACCCATATCTATTGCGAGTTCTTCGGCCTTCGCGAGAGTCACTGCTCCATAGTTCTTCCCTCGGTAA
Proteins encoded:
- a CDS encoding abhydrolase domain-containing 18; amino-acid sequence: RSGELFLDPRTDVLRERFENAVVDGLTALNYLKWVSPPPYFLMGYSFGGFISVITAALDRSICGLSLVVTGGNFFHITWKSFVTGVMRVKYEEDGSCNREKCRKLHDVDYREYLNSLHKPEVEIGSAPISCFEYDPLTYAKFVRCPTLLTGALFDIFIPKPSTRELAEMLPDATLRWLPSGHLTSILFKKTIMKGSIDFFEVKCEGKSAI
- a CDS encoding GNAT family N-acetyltransferase, with product MSNPVRADIEDLQGIIDLASLVFKIEMGKIFPVLFSEENVENMTIVKEDERPLSMIGLLPREISFFGHRMKVGLVGSVCTHPDYRGKNYGAVTLAKAEELAIDMGLSLLIISGGRGLYQRFGAVRPPGMKRILVKPGRTASMREAGISGVGKILDLYRMKPLRYIRNFTDFEKTFSTGYAEARKAKTFLSEKAYITVVQREDSYYVIEYGERSEDVISLTRGFIDRLGLKECTIVAERDFRAEESLPLEFPGTAKIISKRSFFDQMGGYFTEIMPSEDYDRFIEAVERMSLAEFNQEVFCCSKFKGLRLSLPNYGFDYI